The Carassius auratus strain Wakin chromosome 27, ASM336829v1, whole genome shotgun sequence genome includes a region encoding these proteins:
- the LOC113046458 gene encoding G-protein coupled receptor 55-like: MMEYNCSAEMNDTDKALSYFERVAYPPVFIVGLFFNVTALCIFCRLKRWTDTHIYMFNLLVADFLAIIFLPFRILEAFCQIKPGVLCTFLLCTQYSKMYSSIFTITAISFHRFIAVKFPFLTKALASRSKMIAISKCIFIWMIVVVICASNYGDLLPDKLQTCYDLRITEKLGTRFVYLLEILGYLIPVLIVILCSTQTIYILIRSLKHVQGRDKMERTNIAAIITANMFTFIVCFTPVHIGLLLQYIASDDSHDFVHVFLDVSEWIATTNCCLDSIGYYFLLKRVKGTLVHTECKQLSRVS, encoded by the exons ATG ATGGAATATAACTGCAGTGCAGAGATGAACGACACAGACAAAGCACTCAGTTATTTTGAACGTGTTGCCTACCCACCTGTCTTCATAGTGGGGCTTTTCTTCAACGTCACGGCTCTGTGTATCTTCTGCCGCCTCAAGCGCTGGACAGACACGCACATCTACATGTTCAATCTACTGGTGGCCGATTTCCTAGCCATTATTTTTCTACCTTTCAGGATACTGGAAGCCTTTTGCCAGATTAAACCAGGTGTATTGTGTACATTCCTGCTGTGCACCCAATACTCCAAAATGTACAGCAGCATCTTCACCATTACAGCCATCAGCTTTCACCGATTCATAGCCGTCAAGTTTCCGTTTCTGACCAAAGCACTGGCCTCCAGAAGTAAGATGATCGCCATTTCAAAGTGCATCTTCATCTGGATGATAGTAGTGGTCATCTGTGCTAGTAACTATGGCGACCTTCTCCCAGACAAATTACAGACCTGTTATGACCTAAGAATAACAGAAAAGCTTGGTACAAGATTTGTCTATCTTTTAGAGATTTTAGGTTATCTTATTCCAGTGCTCATCGTCATACTTTGCTCCACACAAACCATCTACATCCTGATCAGATCCCTTAAGCATGTCCAAGGCAGGGATAAAATGGAAAGGACAAACATTGCCGCTATCATCACTGCGAACATGTTCACATTCATAGTTTGCTTCACGCCCGTTCATATTGGTCTTTTGTTGCAATATATAGCATCAGATGATTCACATGACTTTGTGCATGTGTTTCTTGATGTCTCTGAGTGGATCGCTACTACCAACTGCTGTCTGGATTCGATCGGCTATTACTTTCTGCTGAAAAGAGTAAAAGGGACACTTGTTCATACTGAATGTAAACAGTTATCTAGAGTAAGTTGA